From Cricetulus griseus strain 17A/GY chromosome 1 unlocalized genomic scaffold, alternate assembly CriGri-PICRH-1.0 chr1_0, whole genome shotgun sequence, a single genomic window includes:
- the LOC100763557 gene encoding LOW QUALITY PROTEIN: butyrophilin-like protein 1 isoform X2 (The sequence of the model RefSeq protein was modified relative to this genomic sequence to represent the inferred CDS: inserted 4 bases in 2 codons), with translation MKGSPTFPPDGCLLSLLLLVSTIVSGEVSSFSVRGQTEPITVLLGAEATLLCQLSPAQSGTSPMHICWYRARLTPAVLVFHDGQEQGDVQMLEYRGRTRLVRDAITTGDVTLQIQQVQASDDGLYHCQVTHGFTSQEAVIELCVKGLGSAPLXGPENNGIRVSCSSSGWFPKPRVQWRNNAGDTLLSSSESQTQDGAGLFHVETSLLVTDTAVGNVTCSIQNPLHDQEEVKAIFLPEPFFPRTFPWKVALACLLPILLVLFGGTSLAGWKEHQAKRQKVEQKSEELKEISQMKKEMKISLKKRDDLQAALDQWKALYREDWKKALLYPDWRKELFQLAPVRINHEVPXKTGPETEESSREETAHPSLSNPQENHHVITLYQEGFMLGRYYWEVDVGDTEEWTLGVYELSTQDVPSRESLRKLRVLEKKGDEYRALAFCSQAVSLEEPLLLETRPLKIAIFLDQEDNDLSFYNMTDETHIFSFAQARFLGSLYPYFTRHPVGLSPSHSPK, from the exons ATGAAGGgctctcccaccttccctccagatggctgtctcctctctctgctcctcctgGTGTCCACCATAGTCTCGGGAG AAGTGTCTTCGTTTTCTGTGAGGGGACAAACTGAGCCCATCACAGTCCTGCTTGGGGCTGAGGCCACTCTGCTCTGCCAGCTGTCTCCTGCACAGAGTGGGACATCTCCCATGCACATCTGCTGGTACCGTGCCCGCCTCACCCCTGCTGTGCTGGTGTTCCACGATGGACAGGAGCAAGGAGATGTGCAGATGCTGGAGTACCGAGGCAGAACCCGGCTGGTGAGAGATGCCATCACCACGGGAGATGTGACTCTGCAGATACAGCAAGTCCAGGCTTCTGACGATGGTCTGTATCACTGTCAAGTTACACATGGCTTCACCTCCCAAGAGGCTGTGATTGAGCTCTGTGTCAAAG GGTTAGGCTCTGCCCCTCT AGGGCCTGAGAACAAtgggatccgagtgtcctgttcCTCAAGTGGCTGGTTCCCAAAACCCAGGGTGCAATGGAGAAACAATGCTGGGGAcactcttctgtcctcctctgAGTCACAGACCCAAGACGGAGCCGGGCTCTTCCACGTGGAAACGTCTCTTTTGGTCACGGATACAGCTGTGGGCAATGTGACCTGCTCCATCCAAAATCCCCTCCATGACCAGGAGGAAGTGAAGGCCATCTTTCTACCAG AGCCCTTCTTCCCCAGGACTTTCCCATGGAAAGTAGCTCTGGCTTGCCTGCTCCCCATACTACTGGTTCTGTTCGGTGGGACCAGCCTTGCTGGCTGGAAAGAGCACCAAGCCAAAAGGCAAAAGGTGGAACAAAAGTCAGAAGAACTGAAGGAAATATCTCAgatgaagaaggaaatgaaaatctcACTGAAGAAAAGAG ATGACCTCCAGGCCGCGCTGG ATCAATGGAAGGCTCTTTACAGAGAAG ATTGGAAGAAAGCCCTGCTGTACCCTG ACTGGAGGAAGGAACTGTTCCAGCTGG CTCCTGTGAGGATAAATCATGAAGTGCC CAAAACTGGCccagaaacagaagagagcagcAGAGAGGAGACAGCACATCCATCCCTCAGCAACCCACAAGAAAATCACCACGTCATCACGCTGTACCAAGAAGGCTTCATGTTGGGGAGATATTACTGGGAGGTGGATGTAGGGGACACTGAGGAATGGACACTCGGTGTTTACGAGCTGTCCACTCAGGATGTGCCATCCAGAGAATCTCTGAGGAAACTCAGAGTCCTGGAGAAGAAGGGAGATGAATACAGGGCTCTTGCCTTCTGTTCCCAAGCCGTTTCTCTGGAAGAGCCTCTGCTGCTGGAGACTCGGCCACTCAAGATTGCAATCTTCTTGGACCAGGAGGACAATGACCTTTCTTTCTACAATATGACTGATGAGACCCACATCTTCTCCTTCGCCCAGGCCAGATTCTTGGGATCACTCTATCCTTACTTCACGCGTCATCCCGTGGGCCTCTCTCCATCACACAGTCCCAAGTGA